One stretch of Campylobacter sp. CCS1377 DNA includes these proteins:
- a CDS encoding ABC transporter ATP-binding protein, whose amino-acid sequence MLVVKNLHVYYGLIEAVKGIDFKVETGHIVSLIGSNGAGKTSTLNAMLNIVKRKGEINFLGYDTKRHLTHTLVEKGIALVPEGRRVFINLSIDENLKIGAFNNAENYEHLREQMYKIFPRLASKKNALAGTLSGGEAQMLAISRALMSEPKLLMLDEPSLGLAPKIVGEVFDTIVRLKEEGITILLVEQNAYSALKISDYAYVLENGKIPMHGKASDIIGDDEIRKKYLGV is encoded by the coding sequence ATGCTAGTAGTTAAGAATTTGCATGTTTATTATGGTTTGATTGAAGCGGTTAAAGGTATTGATTTTAAAGTAGAAACAGGACATATTGTTTCTTTAATAGGCTCTAATGGTGCTGGAAAAACTTCCACCTTAAATGCAATGCTTAATATCGTTAAAAGAAAAGGGGAGATTAATTTTTTGGGTTATGATACCAAAAGACATCTTACTCATACTTTAGTAGAAAAAGGTATAGCTTTAGTTCCTGAAGGTAGGCGTGTTTTTATTAATCTTAGCATTGATGAGAATTTAAAAATTGGAGCATTTAATAACGCTGAAAATTATGAGCACTTAAGGGAGCAAATGTATAAAATTTTCCCTAGACTTGCAAGCAAAAAGAACGCTTTAGCTGGAACTTTAAGTGGAGGAGAAGCACAAATGCTTGCTATCTCAAGAGCTTTGATGAGCGAACCTAAGCTTTTAATGCTTGACGAACCTTCTTTGGGACTTGCGCCTAAAATTGTTGGAGAAGTTTTTGATACCATAGTGCGTTTAAAAGAAGAGGGTATTACTATACTTTTAGTAGAACAAAATGCTTATTCTGCTTTAAAAATCAGTGATTATGCTTATGTTTTAGAAAATGGAAAAATTCCTATGCACGGTAAAGCTAGTGATATTATAGGTGATGATGAGATTCGCAAAAAATACTTAGGTGTGTGA